A segment of the Gossypium hirsutum isolate 1008001.06 chromosome D10, Gossypium_hirsutum_v2.1, whole genome shotgun sequence genome:
CTGGTAGTCATCTGTTTTTTCTCGACTGCTTGATTATTTTTTCTGAGTCTATAATAATCTGTCATTTTGTGAATTTTTGTTATCTGTGTTGTATTTAAACCTACCATTGTGCAGTTTTCCCAttatttaagtttcattttgtcATATGAAGTGAATAAAGTGGGCAACGTGTTTGCCCAATTGAGTAGAaatttttcatatgaaaattttcaagGCACTCTGTGCGAGAATCCTACATTTAGCGTAAAGCTTAATAGAACTGCAAAGGGCTACGGCTTCCATTCTATTACAATGTTATCAAGTTGATAAGATTCCAAAGCTAGTACTCTCAAAAGTACAAggaataattcttttaattttttatcttgaTTGAAAAGAAAAGCAGATGTGGGACTTTTGAGGGCTTAAATCCTACCTAAGTTGGTTCTCTTGAAAGTGGACGGAGTGTATTACCAAGAGATTCAAACTTCTTTTCAGAATGTATAGATGTTCACCTTTATAATATTAGTTCATTTGCTGCTTCCCTCTTACATACTTGAGAGTTGAGATCAATGAAAATATTCTGTAAAGCACCATGGGGGCTTTTGTCTTGTGTATTTGTTTCAGTAAATGTTGATGAATCGTTCAATAATCTTTTACGAATGACTTTGAAGCTTCCATTTCACAATTGGAATGATCTCTTGTAGGTACTTTACAGGTCTTCTTTCACCATGGAAGGGTATTCTCCTTTTTGGCCCCCCAGGGACGGGAAAGGTCTGTATTTCTTCGATTGTTTCCAATAAATTGATTTTGTCTTATACAACCCATCTTCATAATACGGTAGAAATGCAAGATATTTGGTTAATATGAAAGAAACATATCTTCCATAATCACAATTGAAAGTAGGTCGCAATCGCCTCAATgttggaagaaaaaaaattcatctgGGAAGATTTTGCTATATCTTAGTAGTGCTTATATTTGATGTTAGTTTCGATTTGAATCACCGATGTGGTTGCAGACAATGCTAGCAAAGGCTGTTGCAACTGAATGCAAGACAACATTTTTCAATATTTCAGCATCATCTGTAGTCAGCAAATGGCGTGGTATGTTAAGCACATGATTTCCAATATCTTAATTGATTTGTAGAGGGACTTGGTCCTAGGTATGAAATTTATATAGAATTGTTTCCAAAATGGAAATGGCAAGATATCATTTTATACTCTGTTCCATTGTGATTTCTTACTTAGAAGCAGAGGAAAAAAATactattgtttaagttctttgATAAGCTATTGAAGATCATGATATCAATATGAAGCAAAGGACCTGTCTGAACACAACCCAATAACTTTAAGTGATTCTCAGAAGAATTGGTCAATTATCTCTAACTGTGGGGCTTATAACATTTCAGGTGATTCTGAGAAGTTAATAAAAGTACTTTTTGACCTAGCTAGGCACCATGCACCGTCTACCATATTTCTTGATGAAATTGATGCCATTATAAGTCAGCGTGGAGGTGAAGGGCGCAGCGAGCATGAAGCAAGTAGACGTTTGAAAACAGAGCTACTTATACAGGTGATGTCTGTTTTCAAGATGTGTTCTTACTTTTACAGGCATAAATATTTTTTCTATTGCCGTATTAGTAATGATAATTCAAGCACATCATTTAGATACCTTGTAGCACTATCACTGGTTATTTTAGTTGAAATCTTGCACTCCAGAATCAAGAGACAAACATCTGGAgaaactaagctataagcttgTTATATTCCAACTGTACTCTCAAAAATCTGATCAGTAGTATTTAATTGCAGATGGATGGTTTGACGCGGTCAGATGAGCTTGTGTTTGTCTTGGCAGCAACAAATCTCCCCTGGGAATTGGATGCAGCCATGCTCCGTCGTCTCGAGAAGCGGGTATCCTTTGACAcgtaaatttatcataaattttgGAAGCAAATATTAATAATTAGCCTAAAGGGTcctatatatacataattttgaaTGGATAAAGAAATTTACTCACAGAACCATCGCAGCACTAACTTTTATGGCAACATAATCACATTGTGGTGTAAACCATTACAGCATCTTCTACAAGATTAACCCTCCATTCTTTGAAGTTCAAGCCATGCTATTGATAAAGCGGTTGCCTTTAACCACATTAAAAACCAGATCCTTGTTCCACTCCCAGAACCAGAAGCAAGAAGAGCAATGTTTGAAGAACTTCTGCCCGAGCAGCATGGTGAGAAAGCTCTTCCTTATGATACATTAGTGGAAAGGTCAGAAGGTTATTCGGGTTCGGATATTCGATTAGTCTGCAAAGAAGCAGCCATGCAACCTTTGAGACGTTTAATGTCAGTCCTTGAAAGT
Coding sequences within it:
- the LOC107913789 gene encoding katanin p60 ATPase-containing subunit A-like 2 isoform X2 — its product is MNLCPLAGLFWQRSLLPAFETAEMRALGESLSRDIVRGNPDVKWESIKGLESAKRLLKEAVVMPIKYPKYFTGLLSPWKGILLFGPPGTGKTMLAKAVATECKTTFFNISASSVVSKWRGDSEKLIKVLFDLARHHAPSTIFLDEIDAIISQRGGEGRSEHEASRRLKTELLIQMDGLTRSDELVFVLAATNLPWELDAAMLRRLEKRILVPLPEPEARRAMFEELLPEQHGEKALPYDTLVERSEGYSGSDIRLVCKEAAMQPLRRLMSVLESSLEQLPDNELPKVGPITPDDIEIALKNTRPSAHLHAHRYEKFNTDYGSQILG
- the LOC107913789 gene encoding katanin p60 ATPase-containing subunit A-like 2 isoform X1 — protein: MTDEPLPSRWSFLFGRKRLAEPQDDQAADALVSNGTDLNVTSNGNHSVKNTSEMAIYEQYRKQDANGVHSNGAVSNGFDSRPQRSLLPAFETAEMRALGESLSRDIVRGNPDVKWESIKGLESAKRLLKEAVVMPIKYPKYFTGLLSPWKGILLFGPPGTGKTMLAKAVATECKTTFFNISASSVVSKWRGDSEKLIKVLFDLARHHAPSTIFLDEIDAIISQRGGEGRSEHEASRRLKTELLIQMDGLTRSDELVFVLAATNLPWELDAAMLRRLEKRILVPLPEPEARRAMFEELLPEQHGEKALPYDTLVERSEGYSGSDIRLVCKEAAMQPLRRLMSVLESSLEQLPDNELPKVGPITPDDIEIALKNTRPSAHLHAHRYEKFNTDYGSQILG